The Flavobacterium sp. IMCC34852 genome contains the following window.
ATACTTTTTCCCCTTTCACTTCTTTGCCCGAAGTTTCGGCTACTACTTTATCTAACAACTGCAACCCTTGATCTAGTGTTCTCAGGAAAGAAGCTTCTTCTTCACGGATTACATTGGTAACCAATTGTTGTTGGGATTTGATTTCCGGGAAGAACTCGCCCATTTGGTCCGCCAAAACAGCAACCAGTTTGTTGATAAAAGGTTCTTTGGTATTCAAAAACGTAAAACCATAACGAATCGCACGACGCAAAATTCTTCGGATTACATAACCCGCACCGGTATTAGATGGCAATTGTCCGTCGGCAATAGCGAATGCTACGGCACGAACGTGGTCAACAATCACACGAATCGCGATATTGGTTTTGTTTTGTTCTTCGGTTATGTCTTTTACTTCATTCGAAGTGTATTTTAATCCTGTGATTTCTTCTATTTTGGCAATCAGCGGTGTGAAAACATCAGTATCGTAGTTTGATGTTACGTTTTGCATGGCCATACACAAACGTTCAAATCCCATTCCGGTATCAACGTGTTGTGCCGGTAATTTTTCCAAGGAACCATCGGCTTTTCGGTTGAATTCCATGAATACGTTGTTCCAAATCTCTACTACTTGCGGATGGTCGGCATTGACTAAGCTTCGACCTGAAACTGCAGCTCTTTCAGCATCGGTTCTTAAATCGATGTGGATTTCAGAACACGGACCACACGGACCTTGGTCACCCATTTCCCAGAAGTTATCTTTTTTGTTGCCAAGGATAATTCGGTCTTCGGGAACGTATTGTTTCCAAATGTCAAACGCTTCTTGGTCGAAAGGAACATTCTCAGCAGGATTACCTTCGAATACGGAAACATACAAACGGTCTTTATCTAATTTTAATACTTCGGTTAAAAATTCCCATGCCCAAGCCAACGCTTCTTTTTTGAAGTAATCGCCGAAGGACCAATTGCCCAACATTTCGAACATGGTATGGTGGTAAGTATCGAAACCTACGTCTTCTAAATCGTTGTGTTTTCCTGAAACGCGAAGACATTTTTGGGTATCCGCTATACGTTGGCTTTTGGGCGTACCGTTTCCTAAAAAGTATTCTTTGAATTGCGCCATACCCGAGTTGTTGAACATCAGAGTTGGATCGTCTTTTAAAACGATAGGAGCTGAAGGAACGATTAAATGTCCTTTGCTTTCAAAGAATTGTAAGTAGGCTTTTCGAATGTCTTGTGATTTCATTTTCTATGTTAATTCGGTTATTTGGTTATAAGGTCATTTGGTTGGTTTGTGATTTCAAATAACCGAATCCACAAATAACCATATCCACATCTAAAATAAATTTAGGGATTGACTGAAACATTTGTTAAATTTGTTCGTACAACCATTGTTTTCTTAAAACAAGCACAAAAATAGTATAAAATAAAAGATGGCGAAAAAAGTAAAGTATTATTTCGATACCGAAAGTTTGGCTTACCGAAAAATCAAGCCTAAACTATCCAAAAAACTGGGTTACATCGGTTTATTTATACTTGCTTCAGGATTATTTGGGTTTTTATGTTTTGTGATTTTATTGAATAGTTCTTATTTAGAAACTCCCAAAGACCGATTGCAAGCGCGCGAAATTGAAACGATGAAGTTGCGGTATGCGATTTTGAATAAAAAGATTGACCAAGTCGAGGAAGTTTTGGCCGATGTGGAAGAAAGAGACAATAATATTTACCGAGCCTATTTTAACACGTCACCCATTCCGGCAGAACAACGAAAAGCAGGTTTTGGCGGTGTGAATCGATACAAAGAATTAGAAGGTTTTGACAATTCGGAATTGGTGATTAACACCTCGAAACGCGTGGATGTGATTGCTAAAGAATTGGCTATTCAGTCGAAGTCGTTGGATGAAATTTTGAAATTGGCAAAAGAAAAGAACAAACTGCTATCCGCGATTCCGGCGATACAACCGATAAAAAATGAACAGATGAAGCGAGTGGCTTCGGGATTTGGCTATCGAAGTGACCCATTTACCAAAGTGCGTAAGATGCACGAAGGCATGGATTTTACAGCGAAAACGGGAACACCCATTTTTGCCACTGGTGATGGTGTAGTGAAAAGTGCCGACAATTCGAAATCGGGTTTTGGAAATCATATTGAAATTAGTCATGGTTATGGCTACTTAACCTTGTATGCCCATTTGAGTAAGTACAAAGTCAAACGCGGACAAAGAGTCAAACGTGGAGATATTATAGGATATGTGGGAAGCACCGGCCGAAGTGAAGCACCGCATTTGCATTATGAAGTGCACAAAGACGGCAAAGTGGTGAATCCGTTGAATTTTTATTACGGAAATATATCGGCAGC
Protein-coding sequences here:
- a CDS encoding M23 family metallopeptidase — translated: MAKKVKYYFDTESLAYRKIKPKLSKKLGYIGLFILASGLFGFLCFVILLNSSYLETPKDRLQAREIETMKLRYAILNKKIDQVEEVLADVEERDNNIYRAYFNTSPIPAEQRKAGFGGVNRYKELEGFDNSELVINTSKRVDVIAKELAIQSKSLDEILKLAKEKNKLLSAIPAIQPIKNEQMKRVASGFGYRSDPFTKVRKMHEGMDFTAKTGTPIFATGDGVVKSADNSKSGFGNHIEISHGYGYLTLYAHLSKYKVKRGQRVKRGDIIGYVGSTGRSEAPHLHYEVHKDGKVVNPLNFYYGNISAAEYTVISKLANQENQSLD